The nucleotide window AGATTACAAATGGTCACACTAGAATTTGGTACATTATCGAGAGTGTCAAGGTGCATATTAGCCCATAGGTATATTCATCTGCAACAGAAATAGATGAAAGATACCGTTGGCTTGGTAACTAACCTTGATTTCTTCGTTTCCAGAAATGTATGTCATTTCATTGCAGGAGTTAAATAAATAGTAATTTCACAAGTCTCGCTGAAAATGTTCAAACAAATTAATAACAGATAGAAGAGATGGCTCGCAAACAAAGCAATAGGAAGAAACAAGCTCCACCAAGTAAACTGTGGATCATACCTGTGATCGGTTCCTGAAAATAAGTAGTGATCGTTATCAAGGATCAAATCAACCAACTGCAGAAGACAGTGCAATTGAACACCTCTGTTCTGAAAATTTTAGTCCCGGGGTCTCAAGGAGGTAAAAAACAGGTGGAATTTTGAGCACCTTTTTAATTGTTAACCAACCGAGTCACCGCAGCTAAATTGACCATAATATTTTGGTTATATCAATGCAATCAACTCAGATCAATGGATCTCTAGGAAAAATTACTCAGACTAATGGATGTTTTAGCCATTCCTATGTTGAAGCACTAGATGTGCAAGTGCTAACTGCCATCTTCAGTATCCCTTCACCTCGATCAAGCTGCGCCCTGCATTTTTCTTGACACTGGGGTGTGCGATCTTGCTCCTTACTCTTACTACATCCTCCCATCGACTTGCAGTTGCATACACATTAGACATGAGCAAATCCACATCGGGAATTTGGTAGCCTCGCTTGCCTATTCGTTTGGTCAGCCTTTCGCTCATCTCGACATTGCCTTGAGCCTTGCAAGCAGTGAGGAGTGCACCAAACAGCGGCATAGCGTCCTTGTCAATTGGTATACCCTTGATCAACTTCTCAGCTTCATCAAGTTGACCAGCACGACCTAAAAGATTGACAAGGCAACCATAATGTTCAACTCTTGGTCGTATCCGATAAACCTCCTTCATAGCACGAAACTGTTTCCgcccttcatcaaccaagccaccATGGCAACATGCGCTCAGCACCCCAATGAAGGTAACGCTGTCAGGCCTAGCGCTGCTTCTCTCCATATCCTCAAACAATTCGAGGGCTCTACTTGCCTGACCATTTGTGGCCAGGCCGCAGATAATGGCTGTCCAGGCCGTAGTGTCTCTGCCTTCCATTCGTTCAAAGACCTCCACTGACTTCTCTACATGCCCACACTTGGCATACATGTCGATCAATGCGGTGCCAAGAACTGCATCAAGCTTCATCTTCTTACCTTCAGCAAGCTGGTGGATCCGCTCACCTTGATCGAGCGCGCCAAGATTGGCACAGCATGTCAGGAGAGTGACAACAGTGAACCTGTCTGGCTCAACTTGATGCATCAGCATGTCTCGAAACAACGACAATGCCTCCACGAAGCATCCATGTTGCGCATACGCGTTGATCATAGCAGTCCACATGATTAGATCCTTCTCTGTGCATTGGTGGAAGAGTGATCTCGCCTTGTCCACCTGTCCGGCCAAGGCATATCCCGACACAAGTATGGTCCAGGAAATGATGTTCCTCGCTGGCATCTGTTCGAACAGCTTCACTGCCTCTTCCAAGCAAGCATTCTTCGTGTACATGTCCAGCAGTGCATTTGCAACTGGGAGGCTGAACCCAGTGACTCCATCCATGTAGGCATGAATTCTCCTTCCTAAGCTCAGGTCACCGGCTCTGGAGCAGGCGGTGAGTGCGGTCAGCAACGTCACCCTGTCGGGTGTGAGGCCGCCCCTTTCCATCTCCTCAGCCAAAGCAACCGCGTCTGTGTTTCGGCCACTCCTGACATAGCACCTGATCATCATATTCCACACGACCAGCGCCCTCTGCGGCATTTCGTCGAACACCTTCCGCGCGACTTCCGGACGGTCCACCGTCGTGTACATGTCCATGAGCGAGCTCGCGGTGTAGGCATCCCACCGGAAACCGGTCTTGAGGGCCGCCGCGTGCGCCTTGCGCCCCTCGACGGGTACCTTGAGGACCCCGATGGCCCTGAGCACGAACGGGTAGGTGAAGCTGTCCGCCACGAGACCGCGTCCGCGGAGGTCGTAGTAGACCGCCATGACATCGGCGTGGCTGCCGCGCCTCGCCAGGGTCCTGATCAGCAGGTTGCACTCGCGCAGCGGCATGCCGCGGCGGCGCGCCGTCGCCATCCTGGGCGTGTGGCGGCGACGCGGGACGCGTGGAGGCGCGCGCGGGCCGGCCAAGATGGAATACTACACTTTTAGCCAGGTGCCGTGTAGAGATAGCAGTGAGCGATAAGAGGCCCTCGCGGAGTTGGGAGAAGCGATGGCTCCTGAGATGGGTGGGCGGGTGGCCGTCGTGGTGGGAGGGAGCGTGGCCGGCCTGGCCTGCGCGcacgcggtggcggcggcggggtggaaGGCGGTGGTGCTGGAGAAGGCGGCGGGCCCGGCGGCCGGAGGCGGCACGGGCGCCGGGCTGGGCCTGGACGCGCAGTCTATGGAGACCCTCGCCCGCTGGATCCCTGGGTGGGGTCTCGACGCGGCCACGCTGCCGCTCGCCGTCGACCTGGTAAGCCCGTCCGTCCTCCCGGCAAATCGCAAGCTTTGCTTCTTCGTTGCGTTCCTTGCGGTGTGGGCATGGGTTGAGCACCCCTGTTGTGCCGCAATCGCAGAACAGGGCAACGGACAGCGAGACGAAGGCGGCGCGGACGCTGACGAGGGACGAGGGGTTCGACTTCCGCGCGGCGCACTGGGGCGAGCTGCACCGGCGGCTTCACGAGGCTCTGCCGGCCGCGGTGACCGTGCACTGGGGCCACCAGTTCCTTTCGTTCGAGGTGTCGGACTCGGACGACGGTGGTGGCAAACGCGGCGGGGTCGTCGCCACGGCTCGCCTGCTCGGAACCGGTGAAACGGTGGAGGTCGCCGGGGATTTGCTGGTCGCGGCGGATGGCTGCACGTCGTCGATCCGCCGGCGCTTCCTCCCTGACCTCAAGCTCAGGTGAGTTACAAATCTCTTCGACACTTATGATCTGACAGCAATTTAGGAGGCAACAAAGAATCTCACGTTTTCAGTAGTTGATCAGCTCGTCTTTAGGACATTATAAGTTCATCACAGACGACACCGTTTCTTGTTTTTGCGGCCAATGTGCAGGTACTCCGGGTACTGCGCATGGCGAGGCGTGTTCGATTTCACCGGGAAGGAAAGCTCTGGCATCATCACCGGCATCCGAAGAGCGTACCCAGAGCTCGGCAGCTGCCTGTACTTCGATCTGGCCGAGAAGACTCACGCCGTGCTCTACGAGTTGCCCGGGAACAGGCTCAACTGGCTGTGGTACATCAACGGCCCAGAGCCAGAGCTCACGGTAATGGCGATCCCTTGTCTGCTTGCCCAGTTGCTAACCATGAGAAACCATTGATGATTTTTTGTCTGACGGACTGGGGGATCGGTCGGGCTGTGGCTAATTAACAGGGGAGCTCGGTGACGATGAAGGTGAGCGACGCCACGCTGGCAGGGATGCAGGAGGACGCCGAGCGCGTCTGGTCGCCGGAGCTGGCGCGGCTGATCAGGGAGACGGCGGAACCCTTCGTGAACGTGATCTACGACGCGGACCCGCTGCCGCGGCTGTCGTGGGCGGGCGGCAGCGTGGCGCTGGTCGGCGACGCGGCGCACCCGACCACCCCGCACGGGCTGCGGAGCACCAACATGTCCGTCCACGACGCCCGCGTGCTCGGGGAGTGCCTCGCGAGGTGGGGGCAGACGCCGCCGCCACGCGCTCTGGCCGAGTACGAGGCCGCGCGGCTGCCGGTCGTGGCGGCGCAGGTGCTGCACGCCCGCAGGCTCGGGCGGCTGAAGCAGGGCCTGCCGGTGGAGGACGGTGACGCCGGGGCTTTCGACGCGTGGGCGGCAAC belongs to Triticum urartu cultivar G1812 chromosome 7, Tu2.1, whole genome shotgun sequence and includes:
- the LOC125519994 gene encoding pentatricopeptide repeat-containing protein At1g31430-like, whose product is MATARRRGMPLRECNLLIRTLARRGSHADVMAVYYDLRGRGLVADSFTYPFVLRAIGVLKVPVEGRKAHAAALKTGFRWDAYTASSLMDMYTTVDRPEVARKVFDEMPQRALVVWNMMIRCYVRSGRNTDAVALAEEMERGGLTPDRVTLLTALTACSRAGDLSLGRRIHAYMDGVTGFSLPVANALLDMYTKNACLEEAVKLFEQMPARNIISWTILVSGYALAGQVDKARSLFHQCTEKDLIMWTAMINAYAQHGCFVEALSLFRDMLMHQVEPDRFTVVTLLTCCANLGALDQGERIHQLAEGKKMKLDAVLGTALIDMYAKCGHVEKSVEVFERMEGRDTTAWTAIICGLATNGQASRALELFEDMERSSARPDSVTFIGVLSACCHGGLVDEGRKQFRAMKEVYRIRPRVEHYGCLVNLLGRAGQLDEAEKLIKGIPIDKDAMPLFGALLTACKAQGNVEMSERLTKRIGKRGYQIPDVDLLMSNVYATASRWEDVVRVRSKIAHPSVKKNAGRSLIEVKGY
- the LOC125519995 gene encoding aurachin C monooxygenase/isomerase, translated to MAPEMGGRVAVVVGGSVAGLACAHAVAAAGWKAVVLEKAAGPAAGGGTGAGLGLDAQSMETLARWIPGWGLDAATLPLAVDLNRATDSETKAARTLTRDEGFDFRAAHWGELHRRLHEALPAAVTVHWGHQFLSFEVSDSDDGGGKRGGVVATARLLGTGETVEVAGDLLVAADGCTSSIRRRFLPDLKLRYSGYCAWRGVFDFTGKESSGIITGIRRAYPELGSCLYFDLAEKTHAVLYELPGNRLNWLWYINGPEPELTGSSVTMKVSDATLAGMQEDAERVWSPELARLIRETAEPFVNVIYDADPLPRLSWAGGSVALVGDAAHPTTPHGLRSTNMSVHDARVLGECLARWGQTPPPRALAEYEAARLPVVAAQVLHARRLGRLKQGLPVEDGDAGAFDAWAATAEDALQLRQRGMPYFGGAPTVDGGSL